The proteins below are encoded in one region of Streptomyces marianii:
- a CDS encoding DUF485 domain-containing protein, whose protein sequence is MTTDAPPPAGDKDLGPAQPTTEAFVEVQESAEFAELRRTYRSFAFPLTVAFILWYLLYVLLSNYAGGFMGTRLFGNINVAFVLGLAQFATTFLIAWFYARHAAEKLDPRADALKSRMEADA, encoded by the coding sequence GTGACCACCGATGCACCGCCGCCCGCAGGGGACAAGGACCTCGGTCCAGCCCAGCCCACGACCGAAGCGTTCGTCGAGGTGCAGGAGAGCGCGGAATTCGCCGAACTGCGCCGCACCTACCGCTCCTTCGCCTTCCCCCTGACCGTCGCCTTCATCCTGTGGTACCTGCTGTACGTCCTGCTGTCCAACTACGCGGGCGGCTTCATGGGCACCCGGCTCTTCGGCAACATCAACGTGGCCTTCGTCCTCGGCCTCGCCCAGTTCGCCACCACCTTCCTCATCGCCTGGTTCTACGCGCGGCACGCGGCCGAGAAGCTCGACCCCAGGGCGGATGCGCTCAAGTCCCGTATGGAGGCCGACGCATGA
- a CDS encoding solute symporter family protein, which translates to MSSTTLQAVRLAAAGDAGEHRPLIITLFAAFVVATLFITVWAGRQTRDAADFYAGGRQFTGFQNGLAISGDYMSAASFLGIAGAIALFGYDGFLYSIGFLVAWLVALLLVAEPLRNSGRFTMGDVLAYRMRQRPVRTAAGTSTIVVSIFYLLAQMAGAGVLVSLLLGITSDAGKIAIVGLVGVLMILYVTIGGMKGTTWVQMVKAVLLIAGTLLITFLVLWKFNFNVSDLLGTAAAQSGKGAAFLEPGLKYGATGTSKLDFLSLGIALVLGTAGLPHILIRFYTVPTARAARKSVIWAIGIIGAFYLMTIALGFGAAALVGPEEITASNKAGNTAAPLLALHIGGADSAGGAVLLAVISAVAFATILAVVAGLTLASSSSFAHDIYASVIRKGQATEKEEVRAARWATVLIGVVSIGLGAMARDLNVAGLVALAFAVAASANLPTILYSLFWKRFTTSGALWSIYGGLVSSVVLVLFSPVVSGKPSSMFPSVDFAWFPLENPGLVSIPLGFLLGWIGSLLSGEEPDRGKYAELEVKSLTGVGAH; encoded by the coding sequence ATGAGCAGCACGACACTCCAGGCCGTCCGGCTCGCGGCGGCGGGCGACGCCGGTGAGCACCGCCCGCTGATCATCACCCTGTTCGCGGCCTTCGTCGTCGCGACGCTGTTCATCACCGTCTGGGCCGGCCGGCAGACCAGGGACGCCGCCGACTTCTACGCCGGCGGACGCCAGTTCACCGGCTTCCAGAACGGACTCGCCATCTCAGGCGACTACATGTCCGCCGCGTCCTTCCTCGGAATCGCCGGCGCCATCGCCCTCTTCGGGTACGACGGCTTCCTCTACTCCATCGGCTTCCTCGTCGCCTGGCTGGTCGCCCTGCTGCTCGTCGCCGAACCGCTGCGCAACTCCGGCCGGTTCACCATGGGCGACGTCCTCGCGTACCGGATGCGGCAGCGGCCGGTGCGCACCGCCGCCGGCACGTCCACGATCGTCGTCTCGATCTTCTACCTGCTCGCCCAGATGGCCGGCGCCGGCGTGCTCGTCTCGCTGCTGCTCGGCATCACCAGCGACGCCGGGAAGATCGCCATCGTCGGCCTCGTCGGCGTGCTGATGATCCTCTACGTCACCATCGGCGGGATGAAGGGCACCACCTGGGTGCAGATGGTCAAGGCCGTCCTGCTGATCGCGGGCACCCTGCTCATCACCTTCCTGGTGCTGTGGAAGTTCAACTTCAACGTCTCCGACCTGCTCGGCACCGCGGCCGCGCAGAGCGGCAAGGGCGCGGCCTTCCTGGAGCCGGGCCTGAAGTACGGCGCCACCGGCACCTCCAAGCTGGACTTCCTCTCGCTCGGCATCGCCCTGGTGCTCGGCACCGCCGGTCTGCCGCACATCCTGATCCGCTTCTACACCGTGCCCACCGCCAGGGCCGCCCGTAAGTCGGTCATCTGGGCCATCGGCATCATCGGCGCGTTCTACCTGATGACGATCGCGCTGGGCTTCGGCGCGGCCGCCCTGGTCGGTCCGGAGGAGATCACGGCCTCCAACAAGGCCGGAAACACCGCGGCCCCGCTGCTCGCCCTGCACATCGGCGGCGCCGACTCCGCCGGCGGCGCGGTCCTGCTGGCCGTGATCTCGGCGGTCGCGTTCGCCACCATCCTCGCCGTCGTCGCCGGGCTCACCCTGGCCTCCTCCTCGTCGTTCGCGCACGACATCTACGCCAGCGTCATCCGAAAGGGCCAGGCCACCGAGAAGGAGGAGGTCCGCGCGGCCCGCTGGGCGACCGTCCTCATCGGCGTCGTCTCCATCGGGCTGGGTGCCATGGCCCGCGATCTGAACGTGGCCGGGCTCGTGGCGCTCGCCTTCGCCGTCGCCGCGTCCGCGAACCTGCCGACGATCCTCTACAGCCTGTTCTGGAAGAGGTTCACGACCTCGGGTGCCCTGTGGTCCATCTACGGCGGTCTGGTCTCGTCGGTGGTGCTCGTGCTGTTCTCCCCGGTCGTCTCCGGCAAGCCCTCGTCGATGTTCCCCTCGGTGGACTTCGCCTGGTTCCCGCTGGAGAACCCCGGGCTCGTCTCCATCCCGCTGGGCTTCCTGCTCGGCTGGATCGGCTCCCTGCTGTCCGGGGAGGAGCCGGACCGGGGCAAGTACGCGGAGCTGGAGGTCAAGTCCCTCACGGGCGTCGGCGCCCACTGA